A segment of the Ipomoea triloba cultivar NCNSP0323 chromosome 1, ASM357664v1 genome:
GCCAATTACCGGCAACCGTTCACAGCAAAGTGAGTATTCCATTCTTTTAAGTTATAGTACTCCCTATCTGGCATCTGATTACTGACAGCTTTGTTGACATgatgaaaatggaaaattgcTATAGGTGTCTGATGAAGCTGGTTTTGGAAGAAGCTTGTTTGAAAGATTAAGTTCATTGGGTCATTCAAAACTCATGCTTAATGTGCAATACCGTATGCATCCAGCAATCAGTTGTTTCCCAAATGTGAGTTTCTATCATGGTCAAGTCCAAGATGCTGAAAATGTGAGAGGCAAAACCTATGAGAGAAAGTATCTTCAGGGAAGAATGTATGGTCCATATTCTTTTATAAGTATCCCCTGTGGAAAAGAAGAATTGGATGATATTGGGCATAGCAGAAGAAATATGGTTGAAGTGGCTTTAGTAAATAAGATAGTGAAGGACTTGTACAAATGTAAGTGTACATTTTGTTTATGGTTTTTTGCCATTAATTCTGTTATATTTTCTACTCCCCCCCTACCCTTTTCCCATTTGCTAATATATCCTCACTGATGCTAAAATTCAGAGTGTGattatgagttaatatttgttAGCTTGTACAAAGTAAACCTGATTGAAGTGAAATGTGTTACTttcttttttgtatttattttacgGACTTATCTTGTTATGCACATCTGGATGGCAATTTAGTTAAGTTCTCATGTaatgttttaacttttttttttttctccaaaacctTATTTACACAGTTTGGCTTAGCACAGGAAAGAAGCTTAGCATTGGTGTTATATCTCCTTATACTGCTCAAGTTGTCACCTTAAAAGATACTATTGGCAGAAANNNNNNNNNNNNNNNNNNNNNNNNNNNNNNNNNNNNNNNNNNNNNNNNNNNNNNNNNNNNNNNNTATGGGATCTGAAGAATTGAACAGTGCTTTTTCACAACCAGTAATCTCTGATGTTTCCCCTGAGTCATTTGCAGATACATCTTCCTTGGTATGCTTGAGAAGCCAGTGCCTCTCTTTGCTGAAAACTCTTCTACATTCTTTAGGAGAACTTGATCTTCCATATGCATCAAATAAATACTTGATAAGGGATTTGTGTTTAAAGACATCGACCTTGGTTTTCTGCACTACTTCTAGTTCATATAAGATACACTCAATCGAGATGGAGCCATTCAACGTACTGGTCATTGATGAAGCTGCCCAGTTGAGGGAATGTGAATCAGTAATTCCACTTAATCTTCCTGGTCTGAAGCATGCAATTCTTGTAGGCGATGAATGCCAATTACCGGCAACCGTTCACAGCAAAGTGAGTATTCCATTCTTTTAAGTTATAGTACTCCCTATCTGGCATCTGATTACTGACAGCTTTGTTGACATgatgaaaatggaaaattgcTATAGGTGTCTGATGAAGCTGGTTTTGGAAGAAGCTTGTTTGAAAGATTAAGTTCATTGGGTCATTCAAAACTCATGCTTAATGTGCAATACCGTATGCATCCAGCAATCAGTTGTTTCCCAAATGTGAGTTTCTATCATGGTCAAGTCCAAGATGCTGAAAATGTGAGAGGCAAAACCTATGAGAGAAAGTATCTTCAGGGAAGAATGTATGGTCCATATTCTTTTATAAGTATCCCCTGTGGAAAAGAAGAATTGGATGATATTGGGCATAGCAGAAGAAATATGGTTGAAGTGGCTTTAGTAAATAAGATAGTGAAGGACTTGTACAAATGTAAGTGTACATTTTGTTTATGGTTTTTTGCCATTAATTCTGTTATATTTTCTACTCCCCCCCTACCCTTTTCCCATTTGCTAATATATCCTCACTGATGCTAAAATTCAGAGTGTGattatgagttaatatttgttAGCTTGTACAAAGTAAACCTGATTGAAGTGAAATGTGTTACTttcttttttgtatttattttacgGACTTATCTTGTTATGCACATCTGGATGGCAATTTAGTTAAGTTCTCATGTaatgttttaacttttttttttttctccaaaacctTATTTACACAGTTTGGCTTAGCACAGGAAAGAAGCTTAGCATTGGTGTTATATCTCCTTATACTGCTCAAGTTGTCACCTTAAAAGATACTATTGGCAGAAAGTATGACAACCTTAACGGGTTTGCAATTAAGGTGAAGTCTATTGATGGGTTCCAGGGTGGAGAAGAAGATATCATAATTATATCAACTGTGAGATTTAATAGTAGTGGCTCCATTGGTTTTATGAAAAGTTTGCAAAGAACCAATGTTGCTCTGACCAGGGCAAGGTATTGGTTATCTTCTGATCTTTCTAATTTGAATCTGATAATCCTTAAAGTGTCTTATAACTATTTCTTCTGTTCTTCTAGGCACTGTTTGTGGATCTTGGGAAATGAAAGGACACTATTTGATAGCAATTCAGTTTGGAAAGGATTAGTTCTAGATGCAAAGGATCGCCAATGCCTCTTCTCTGCTGATGAAGACAGTGGTCTGTCAAAAACTATTTTAGATGTCATGAAAGAACTGGATCAACTTGATGATTTGCTCAATGCAGATAGTATTGTATTCAAAAGTCAAAGATGGAAGGTAAACAGATTTGATTGCTTGATCCTATTGTTGCTAAACGTGTGGTCTCAATGATGTCAAATTTGACTgttttagcattttttttgtcattacATTCGACATATCCACTCTGCCTAATTGTTGTAAGGCAAATTTGGCTTTTTGGGTAAATTAGAGGGGGATGTTGGGAGTTGATCTTTTGGACTTTCCATGTTAATGTTTTTCTTACACTTAATGCTTCAACTATATACGTGGTGTTTGAATCGAATGAGTTATATGATACTTTTAATTgctatgtttttaatttttatcttaatgcaatcacttttttttttcttttccatttttcatcTAGTctagagtcccacattgaaaacataagagagaacatatgggtttataaggccatggatTAGACTAGTTATTTGAGTTGTTTCTGTCTTTTAGTTTGGTTTGGCCTATGTGCAATATAGCCTAGTTGAGTGACCTTGGCTCAATTTTAGATTATAACTCATCTATCCATCTGTTTtgctatttaaaattttgacggTGTTTATCTTTTCGATTTTAGTATGCTTCCTAATTGTCTAAGGTTAGTAGTACTAATGCCATTTTggatattatttatattttcctttccttGTGTTGTTAGGTTCTTTTAAGTGACAATTTCAAAAGATCATTTAAAAACTTGGTGACATCTCGCATGAAAATGGCAGTGCTTAATCTTTTAATTAAGCTTGCTGGTGGATGGAGACCTAAGAGAAAAGGTGTGGATTTGGTGTGTGAAACTTCATCACAGATTGTAAAGCAGTTTAAGGTTGAAGGGTACTATATAGTCTGCACCATTGACATTCAGAAGGAGGTGAAATACACACAAGTGTTGAGGGCCTGGGATTTATTGTCTCTTGATGAGGTTGGAAAATTATTGAGACGTCTTGATGGCATATTTGCTATGTATACTGATGATTTTATCAATTTGTGCAAGCAGAAGTGCCTAGATGGGTATGTTGGTTTCTACATATCCTATTATACCTGCAAATCTGCAATGAGAGTTCTCGTTGGGAATTATAGTGTTACATTCTACATTGTTTAAAGATATGACAACTCTTCTaaattgcttttattttttgccCAGGGACTTGGAAGTTCCAAAAGCTTGGCCAGCTTCTTATGATCTTGTAAGGTTCAAGAATCTTGGTGAAAGATTGGCTGACAGCTCAAATGACTGTGTGGTGGATGGTAGAAGTTACATTGAAAATTCAAGGGTGAATGAAAGCTTACTGTTGATGAAGTTTTACTGCTTATCATCTGGTGTTGTCCATCATTTGCTCTCTGACAACCAAGGTGAAGAAATTGATATACCTTTTGAAGTTACTGATGAGGAGAAGGAGGTAATCCAATTTGGAAGGAGTAGTTTCATATTGGGTCGATCAGGCACTGGGAAAACCACTGTCTTGACCATGAAATTATTTCAAAGGGAGCAACAGCATCAACTTGCCTTGGGTGGAGTCATGAAAGTTGAGGCAAATGAGATAAGTGAGTATGCAGGAGAAAGTAGCTTTTCTAGACGTGGGAGTACATGGAAGAGCCAATCTGAAGTTGATATTAAGAGGACTACCTTAAGGCAGCTTTTTGTCACAGTTAGTCCAAAGCTATGCTATGCCGTCAAACAACATGTTTCTCATCTGAAACGGTGAGCATGAACAATCTAATTTAGTTTCTGTCAGATTCTATCATCTATTTACAGCTTCTTGTTAAGAAGTACACTGCTCAGTTAGTTACCTTTGTGAAGTTAAAAAGTTACTTCAAGTTAATGGATTTTGCTTGTTTTTATGCTGTATCAAATCTTGCCATTGCTTGATTTGAAATTATCTAGTTACCTGTTCTGATCCTTGTCTGTTTTGTTAGAATAAATAGATAATTCTTCGGTCCCAAAATAGTTGTCTTCATTTCCTTATTAGGGTATTCCAAAATGTTGTCCGCTTTTCTAAAACAAACACCTTACATCGTTTTACTTTTCTCATTCCCCTCATAAtgaaagtcattttttaaattaaaaagtacacTTTGTTGCAGAAGAGATAAAATTACATACTTTTCCCTCACCATCTTTAAAATTTGTTCTTACAGTATAGGATACAACCATTATGGGATACTGCGACTTCTTTATGAAGGCTTACCAGGATATGAAATGCATAAATAGTCATCAAACATATGATTGCATGATAGAATCATTTGCCTTGTTCTGATGCCAATGCAATTGAACTTGGTTTTAATTGCGAATTGTCTTTCATCCCCTCCCTCCCTGGTTTTAGATTAAGAAGCTTTTATCTTGACGTAGTTTCTATATCCATTACCTAATTTAATGTTTTCCACTTTCTTCTTACTTGACATGCATTCTATCACATGTATGTTATGATGTTCTTGGCTTATTCAAACAGCTCTTCCATTGAATATAGAGTGTATAAAAGCCTGTTTTCATAGTCAAAGATGTTTTGTCTGTAAGACTGTAACTGTAAACCTTAATTATGCCTGCAGGTTTGCTCAGGGGGGTGAAATCTCTGCTGGGAACAGTGTGATGGATTTGGATGATTTGGATGGATTTTCTCATTTTAATGACATTCCAAATTCTTTTGTTGACATTCCGGATAGTAAGTATCCTCTGGTAATAACATTTCATAAGTTTTTGATGATGCTTGATGGCACGCTGGGGTCTTCATACTTTGACCGTTTCCTGGATACAAGCAAACTTTCTCTGGACAGTATGCCAAGAGCAGCCACTGTAGAAAGTTTCATAAGAGGGAAAGGGGTTAGTTTTGACCACTTTTCTTGCGTGTATTGGCCTCATTTCAATTCCCAATTGACAAAGAATCTTGATCCTTCCAGAGTGTTTACTGagataatttcacatataaaagGAGGCTTGCAAGTGTGTGAGACCGATGGTTCAAAACTCACCCGTGAGGGGTATATTTCAATGTCTGAGAACAGAACATCCACATTGAATGAGAAGAAGAGAGAGGTAATTTATGACATCTTTCTTGGTTATGAAAAAATGAAGATGGAGCGGGGTGAATTTGATTTAGCTGATTTAGTGAATGATCTTCATCTTCGATTAAAGAGTGAAAACTTGAATGGTGACAAAATGgattttgtatatattgatGAAGTTCAAGACCTTACAATGAGACAGATTTCACTGTTCAAGTATATTTGCCAAAATGTTGATGAAGGCTTTGTATTTTCTGGAGATACAGCACAAACAATTGCCAGGGGGATAGATTTTAGGTTTGAAGATGTGCGGACTTTATTCTATGAGGAGtttatgatgaaattaaaggGTGATGGACCTCCGGCACGAAAAGATAAAGGTCATCTTGCTGGGGTCTCTTGTTTGCTACAGAACTTTCGTACTCATGCTGGTGTTCTAAGGCTTGCACAGAGTGTAATTGATATTCTTTGTCATTATTTCCCTCAATCTATTGATGCTTTGGCACCAGAGACCAGTCTTATATATGGTGAAGCTCCTGTATTACTTAAGCCTGGCAGTGATGAAAATGCTATTGTAACTATCTTTGGTAACAGCGGGAGTATTAGTGGGAAAATGGTGGGCTTTGGCGCTGAGCAAGTCATATTAGTGCGTGACGAGTCGGCTAAGAAGGAAGTTTCTGTCTTGGTTGGAAAACAAGCACTTATTCTAACAATAGTTGAATGCAAGGGCTTAGAGTTCCAGGCGAGTGAGATTGCTATAGCATCCAATTCCTTTCTGGTTCTTTTCTCTTTCactgtttattttgttttcataaacaaattcaacattcattGATTGTTTTCTTTTGGGGGACAGGAATAACAGCGCTATTATGATAATTTTTGCTTGATCACAAATTTTAATGGAAGACGCTATGTTCTTTGTCCGCCTCCATTGAAATTTGTGATCACATTAACTAGAACTCACATTAACTAGAATGTGTGCTAGAACTCGTTTTCTTTCTAGTTCTGCTATATTGTCTGACCACTATCATGTATTATTGTAGGATGTACTGCTTTACAACTTCTTTGGTTCTTCACCACTTAGTAATCAATGGAGagtagtatatgaatttatgaaACAGCGAGATATGCTTGACTCGAGATTTCATCAATGCTTCCCAAGTTTTTGTGAAGCAAGGCATACCATTTTGTGTTCTGAATTAAAGCAGCTCTATGTGGCTATTACTCGAACAAGGCAAAGGTTATGGATCTGTGAAAGTATCGAGGAGTTTTCAAAACCGATGTTTGattattggatgaaaatgtgccTTGTGGAGGTAAGGGAGGTTGATGACTCACTTGCACAGGCTATGAGACTGGCAAGCACTCCTGAGCAGTGGAGATCACGGGGAATTAATGTCAGTTgatcttccttttcttttttgctagtataattttctatttttgttgaTATCTACATGTCTGAGTATAAGCCTATCTCTAGtgctggtttttttttaaaatcaaaataaataccatTCATAGCCTTCTCtgattaaacatttaaactgaACTTTTTGAAGACTTCTAGACTATGCATAATCCAAGAAACTTATCCACTAGTTTTTACCTTTTTAAACTTCAGGTTTTCTAATAGCAGtggaatatattttattgtgcAGCTCTTTTGGGAGAAAAACTATGAAATGGCTATTATGTGTTTTGAAAGGGCAGGAGAGAGAAACTGGGAGAAAAGAGCTAAAGCTACCAGTCTCAGGGACGCTGCTGATCGTATGCGGGATTCAAATCCCAATGTCTCCTGTACCTACTTGAGGGAAGCTGCTGAAATATTTGAGTCTATTGGAAGGTTTGAATCTGCAGCTGAATGTTTTTGTGACCTGAAGGAGTATGAACGTGCAGGTATTAATTTTTCCCTCTTCACTTTAAGTTGCATCCTTGTGCTTGGCATGAAGGTATGTTACTGTTAGTGTTTGAAATGGACACATCACCAAGACAGGAGCATTCTGAAGCTATGTTTTTTCTATATATTAGCATTGTTACTTGAAATATATCATTTGAATGCTGTTGgtcaatttttaatttcttctataTTGCAGGAACGATTTATCTGAAGAAGTGTGGCAAAGGTGAACATAAAAAAGCTGCAGTGTGTTTTACAAGGGCTGAACGTTATGAGAGTGCTGCAGACATATATGCAAAACACAATTGTTTCTCCGAGTGTTTGTCAGTTTGCAGAAAGGGACACCTATATGATATGGGATTGAAATATGTAGAATACTGGAAACAACATGCTCAAGAAAGAGGGATAGAAATAGATGGAATTGAACAGGAATTTCTTGAAAGCTGTGCATCTGATTTCTTTGAGCACAATGATAGGAAATCAATGATGAAGTTTGTTAAAGCTTTTAAGTCGTTAGACCATAAGCGTAGGTTCTTGAAGCCTCTGGATTGTCTAGACGAATTGTTATTGTTAGAGGAGGAGTCTGGCAATTTTGCTGAAGCTGCAGAACTTGCAAAACTGAAAGGAGATCTTTTACGAGAGGCAGATCTGCTAGGTAAAGCTGGAAATTTCAGCAAGGCATCCTCACGCATCCTTTGGTATGTGCTTGCCAACTCTTTGTGGGTGCGTGGATGCTGTGCAGCCTGGCCCCTGAAGAAATTTGAATCTAAGGATGAACTCTTGAAAAAGGCCATTTTGTTTGCAAGTAATGAATCTGATGCCTTCTATGAATCTGTTTGTACTGAGGCAAAGGTCTTATCACATGATCCAAGTAATTTGTGTGAATTGAGACGTGCTTCAAGTGCTTTGCAGAAATGTGGGAGTCTCAAAGGTGAAATTTTGTGTCTAAGaaaaattattgatgttcaCACTCAAATTAATGCCACAAAGTACTCATGGGAAGACAAGCTTCCTTTTGACCTGAAGTACCCAGATGACACCATGTTCTGTGACCAACTCTCTGTTGGAACCCTGTGTCACTTTTGGAATCTATGGAAGAGATATATCTTAGACGTTCTTGAGTCCCTTAACTGTCTTGGGGTACAGGATTTTGGTAAATATAAAGGCTACGGGGAGTTCTGCCTGGATTATTTTGGTGTGCGGCGACAGTATTCTGATATGAAAGTGAGCTATCTTCTGTTAAATCCTGATGCTGAATGGGTTAAAAAGGTCAATCAAAGTTTCTTGAGGCAGAGCAAAAATATGGTCTCAATTGATGTTAGACATTTCATAATTGCTGCACGGAATTACTGGCAGAATGAAGTTCTCTCTGTAGGCCTTAAGGTTCTGGAAACCCTTGAATCGCTTTATAGCTTTTCCATGAGGTCGCCGTCTCTGTTCAGCCAAAGCATGTGCCTGGTAAATATATATGCCATTGCCAGCGACCTGCACTGCAAGAATTATGATGCAAAACTGCGAAAGTTCTTCGAACTTTCAATGCAGTACTTAGAAAAAGTTTTTCCTTTTGATTACCAGAAGCCTTTGGAGGAAAACATAATTTCTTTAAGAGGAACACAGGTCTCCAGACAGTTACTTGAAGAATGTATTGTTAATGATCTTAGTAGAAAAGGTGAACTTACACTTGGGCAGATTGGACGGTTGATGATGATATGGCTTGGGTCTGCTGAACCTGCAGATGAACTGTGCtgtaaaatttttgaaagaacCCGAGAAGATTCGAATTGGAAAGCTTTCATTAACATACTGAGGAGTGTTAGAGAGCCTAAAAATGAAACAGCATCAGCTGGTTCTCAAGAGGCTTCACCTGTAGATCCATGTAAAGCAGGTTTTCTTTTGGTTTCCAGATTCCATGAAGCTTTGAACGAAACTTATCAAATCCATTGGCAGAACATTTATGACTACATATCTCCTCACTGCTTCTTATATCTGGTTGAACGTTTCCTGATCTTGGCATTCTGCTCGAGTGGTTTCTTTTACACAACAAAATCCTCTTTTCTTGAGTGGTTGATTTTTCAGAAACCAGGTGTCAATGTGATTGCAGGTTTTCCAACAAGATTGCCGTCTAGTGAAATGTTCTATAAGTCCATCACTTCCATGGTGCATTGGCTCCTCTTCCACAAAATCGAGACAGCTCGTTGGATTGAGAAGTCTAAAATTCAATTCAGAAACTATCATAAGTTGCTGGTTTTGAGGTTGGTGGTCATTCTTTGCTCACTGTGCATGAACACGTCCTCTGTGGAACCTCGGGATGCTCTCACTCATGCTTTAAAGACTCCATATATTTCTTCTGAGCTACCGAGAGAATTCAATGCAGTGTTCAGACGTGGAGGGAAGCACACTGCATTCGTAGATAGAGTAAAAATTGCTGAAGCTCTGAGAGTTCTCGGAAATCCTGCTTTGCTCGTGAACTTGAAAGAAAATACTCCTACCTCTGTGTGTCCCAACACCTTTTATTTAGGCATACACCCAAATTCTTGCAGAGAGGACATCATCGAAATGCTGTTCCCAAGGAAAAGCGTTACTTCTGCAGTGCAGAAATCCATGAAGAACTCGTGTTGTGTGCTTCCCCTGATTGCAGACAAGACTTCATTGTTGCCATCTCCAGACAAAGCCTCCAAGCAAAATCAGGCCCAGAAGGATGAAGAAGTTAAAAGCACCCTGCAAATGAAATGGCACATTTTGGAGGAAGAATTAGTTTCCTCCAGGACTGAAGAGACTGAAAATGAAGGGAAGGCGAGAATCTGGACAACTACTACTTGCTTTAAATCATCAGAGGTACTATCAAACCTTAATTTCTTGCTAATAATGAAAGCCCGTTAATTTTATACATGTCTGTGCTAGCATTCATTatctttaattaattgtaatGCTGAGatgttttttctttgttttgttcaAAGGACTTGAATGAATGCATACAATTCACGACTGCCGTGGTTAATTACATGTCTGGGAAGGAAACTCAATCTGGGGAAGATGCAGATATGCTGAAGGAAGCCGAAAGCATGCTTCAAGAATTGAAAGAACTGTCAGACAAGTTGAATACAAGGTTAGTTTGTTAATAAACACCTAGTTTAAATTCAGTGCCTAGAGTGGAAACAGATGGGGTCTCATGTGTTGATTTTACAGTTGTGTGGACGAGGAGGAAAAGCGAGCAGACGTG
Coding sequences within it:
- the LOC116012497 gene encoding uncharacterized protein LOC116012497 → MERVSSSWPKGDFTDIVFSWTLEQIFNDNLYKDQVEKIPETFTSAEHYLGSFLYPLLEETRAELAASMEVMDKAPYAEVIALDGAKRHGEPLYNVNVDVWKNRVRDEREPYRTLPGDIVVIADNRPVSASDLNRAGWNWTLASVVSIVDDEDDDANISTNFEVKMPTDLTANLEKYEGFHIVFLENITTHKRIWNALQKRKNMKIIDTVLDAYGELIPFIKYVFINLFILVIFVALKAEEKCCLCSPHADNIGSTESIGTSMFSKLNESQANAVLTCLERVKCDQISHVDLIWGPPGTGKTSTISILLFMLLKKNYRTLVCAPTNVAITQVASRVVKLVYESFKDEPLKENLLCPVGDVLLFGNKDRLKLGVGTEEIFLDYRVDKLYECLGLKGWRNCILSTIRFLEDCVSDYEIYVENELIKMRELRDKGKTLEESAHPKSFAEFIKSCSEGTVSPLKRCMLILCSHLPRHFIQERNFQAIISLICLLDSLNGMLFQEVMGSEELNSAFSQPVISDVSPESFADKSSLVCLRSQCLSLLKTLLHSLGELDLPYASNKYLIRDLCLKTSTLVFCTTSSSYKIHSIEMEPFNVLVIDEAAQLRECESVIPLNLPGLKHAILVGDECQLPATVHSKVSDEAGFGRSLFERLSSLGHSKLMLNVQYRMHPAISCFPNVSFYHGQVQDAENVRGKTYERKYLQGRMYGPYSFISIPCGKEELDDIGHSRRNMVEVALVNKIVKDLYKFWLSTGKKLSIGVISPYTAQVVTLKDTIELNSAFSQPVISDVSPESFADTSSLVCLRSQCLSLLKTLLHSLGELDLPYASNKYLIRDLCLKTSTLVFCTTSSSYKIHSIEMEPFNVLVIDEAAQLRECESVIPLNLPGLKHAILVGDECQLPATVHSKVSDEAGFGRSLFERLSSLGHSKLMLNVQYRMHPAISCFPNVSFYHGQVQDAENVRGKTYERKYLQGRMYGPYSFISIPCGKEELDDIGHSRRNMVEVALVNKIVKDLYKFWLSTGKKLSIGVISPYTAQVVTLKDTIGRKYDNLNGFAIKVKSIDGFQGGEEDIIIISTVRFNSSGSIGFMKSLQRTNVALTRARHCLWILGNERTLFDSNSVWKGLVLDAKDRQCLFSADEDSGLSKTILDVMKELDQLDDLLNADSIVFKSQRWKVLLSDNFKRSFKNLVTSRMKMAVLNLLIKLAGGWRPKRKGVDLVCETSSQIVKQFKVEGYYIVCTIDIQKEVKYTQVLRAWDLLSLDEVGKLLRRLDGIFAMYTDDFINLCKQKCLDGDLEVPKAWPASYDLVRFKNLGERLADSSNDCVVDGRSYIENSRVNESLLLMKFYCLSSGVVHHLLSDNQGEEIDIPFEVTDEEKEVIQFGRSSFILGRSGTGKTTVLTMKLFQREQQHQLALGGVMKVEANEISEYAGESSFSRRGSTWKSQSEVDIKRTTLRQLFVTVSPKLCYAVKQHVSHLKRFAQGGEISAGNSVMDLDDLDGFSHFNDIPNSFVDIPDSKYPLVITFHKFLMMLDGTLGSSYFDRFLDTSKLSLDSMPRAATVESFIRGKGVSFDHFSCVYWPHFNSQLTKNLDPSRVFTEIISHIKGGLQVCETDGSKLTREGYISMSENRTSTLNEKKREVIYDIFLGYEKMKMERGEFDLADLVNDLHLRLKSENLNGDKMDFVYIDEVQDLTMRQISLFKYICQNVDEGFVFSGDTAQTIARGIDFRFEDVRTLFYEEFMMKLKGDGPPARKDKGHLAGVSCLLQNFRTHAGVLRLAQSVIDILCHYFPQSIDALAPETSLIYGEAPVLLKPGSDENAIVTIFGNSGSISGKMVGFGAEQVILVRDESAKKEVSVLVGKQALILTIVECKGLEFQDVLLYNFFGSSPLSNQWRVVYEFMKQRDMLDSRFHQCFPSFCEARHTILCSELKQLYVAITRTRQRLWICESIEEFSKPMFDYWMKMCLVEVREVDDSLAQAMRLASTPEQWRSRGINLFWEKNYEMAIMCFERAGERNWEKRAKATSLRDAADRMRDSNPNVSCTYLREAAEIFESIGRFESAAECFCDLKEYERAGTIYLKKCGKGEHKKAAVCFTRAERYESAADIYAKHNCFSECLSVCRKGHLYDMGLKYVEYWKQHAQERGIEIDGIEQEFLESCASDFFEHNDRKSMMKFVKAFKSLDHKRRFLKPLDCLDELLLLEEESGNFAEAAELAKLKGDLLREADLLGKAGNFSKASSRILWYVLANSLWVRGCCAAWPLKKFESKDELLKKAILFASNESDAFYESVCTEAKVLSHDPSNLCELRRASSALQKCGSLKGEILCLRKIIDVHTQINATKYSWEDKLPFDLKYPDDTMFCDQLSVGTLCHFWNLWKRYILDVLESLNCLGVQDFGKYKGYGEFCLDYFGVRRQYSDMKVSYLLLNPDAEWVKKVNQSFLRQSKNMVSIDVRHFIIAARNYWQNEVLSVGLKVLETLESLYSFSMRSPSLFSQSMCLVNIYAIASDLHCKNYDAKLRKFFELSMQYLEKVFPFDYQKPLEENIISLRGTQVSRQLLEECIVNDLSRKGELTLGQIGRLMMIWLGSAEPADELCCKIFERTREDSNWKAFINILRSVREPKNETASAGSQEASPVDPCKAGFLLVSRFHEALNETYQIHWQNIYDYISPHCFLYLVERFLILAFCSSGFFYTTKSSFLEWLIFQKPGVNVIAGFPTRLPSSEMFYKSITSMVHWLLFHKIETARWIEKSKIQFRNYHKLLVLRLVVILCSLCMNTSSVEPRDALTHALKTPYISSELPREFNAVFRRGGKHTAFVDRVKIAEALRVLGNPALLVNLKENTPTSVCPNTFYLGIHPNSCREDIIEMLFPRKSVTSAVQKSMKNSCCVLPLIADKTSLLPSPDKASKQNQAQKDEEVKSTLQMKWHILEEELVSSRTEETENEGKARIWTTTTCFKSSEDLNECIQFTTAVVNYMSGKETQSGEDADMLKEAESMLQELKELSDKLNTSCVDEEEKRADVVKLQKSLQSRKPRLEAFLNNIVVGKDGGEVTFVDSERDGAANQGSAEVVDEDAGNVVSESGGVKNEGERNKAKAKNKSKKRKGKGGRGR